From a single Brassica oleracea var. oleracea cultivar TO1000 chromosome C5, BOL, whole genome shotgun sequence genomic region:
- the LOC106344060 gene encoding transcription repressor MYB6-like isoform X1 — protein MGRATWFDADGTKRGGWTDEEDQKLVAYINEYGIGDWRFLPRKAGLQRCGKSCRLRWLNYLRPGVKKGKFTPEEEEAIINFQSILGNRWAAIAQQMPGRSDNDIKNHWNSCLKKRLERNGIDQMTHQPIINLAVKIPSFNIDCGNSSSSTVSPSPSFSSSGSASLLNRLATGISSREHGVDRIKNILSDPRTPIITSQEEEFEESNKDHGKALAGDDQEDDFLMWDEENMRRFMDEIGQMDFETNGVYNSSSSSPYSVYETGLLDD, from the exons ATGGGCAGAGCGACGTGGTTCGATGCCGACGGGACGAAGAGAGGAGGATGGACGGACGAGGAAGACCAAAAACTCGTCGCTTATATCAACGAATACGGCATCGGCGACTGGCGTTTTCTCCCTCGCAAAGCTG GTTTGCAGAGATGTGGAAAGAGCTGCAGATTGAGATGGCTTAACTATCTAAGGCCTGGGGTCAAGAAAGGCAAATTCACTCCTGAAGAAGAAGAAGCTATTATCAATTTCCAGTCTATTCTCGGGAACAG ATGGGCTGCCATAGCACAGCAGATGCCGGGTCGATCAGACAACGACATCAAAAACCATTGGAACTCTTGTCTCAAGAAAAGGCTCGAGAGAAACGGAATCGACCAAATGACACACCAACCAATCATTAACCTCGCCGTCAAAATACCGTCGTTCAACATAGATTGCGGCAACTCTTCCTCCTCGACGGTGAGTCCATCTCCGTCTTTCTCCTCCTCCGGCTCAGCCAGTCTCCTTAACAGGCTTGCCACGGGTATCTCATCTAGAGAACACGGTGTCGACAGGATCAAGAACATCTTGTCGGATCCGAGAACGCCAATCATTACTAGTCAAGAAGAAGAGTTTGAAGAGTCGAACAAGGATCATGGGAAGGCTTTAGCAGGTGATGATCAGGAAGATGATTTTCTGATGTGGGACGAGGAAAATATGAGGCGTTTTATGGATGAGATTGGTCAAATGGACTTTGAAACTAACGGAGTATATAACTCTAGTTCGTCATCACCGTATAGTGTCTATGAGACTGGCCTACTTGATGACTGA
- the LOC106344060 gene encoding transcription factor MYB32-like isoform X2, translating to MGRATWFDADGTKRGGWTDEEDQKLVAYINEYGIGDWRFLPRKAGLQRCGKSCRLRWLNYLRPGVKKGKFTPEEEEAIINFQSILGNRWAAIAQQMPGRSDNDIKNHWNSCLKKRLERNGIDQMTHQPIINLAVKIPSFNIDCGNSSSSTDQEHLVGSENANHY from the exons ATGGGCAGAGCGACGTGGTTCGATGCCGACGGGACGAAGAGAGGAGGATGGACGGACGAGGAAGACCAAAAACTCGTCGCTTATATCAACGAATACGGCATCGGCGACTGGCGTTTTCTCCCTCGCAAAGCTG GTTTGCAGAGATGTGGAAAGAGCTGCAGATTGAGATGGCTTAACTATCTAAGGCCTGGGGTCAAGAAAGGCAAATTCACTCCTGAAGAAGAAGAAGCTATTATCAATTTCCAGTCTATTCTCGGGAACAG ATGGGCTGCCATAGCACAGCAGATGCCGGGTCGATCAGACAACGACATCAAAAACCATTGGAACTCTTGTCTCAAGAAAAGGCTCGAGAGAAACGGAATCGACCAAATGACACACCAACCAATCATTAACCTCGCCGTCAAAATACCGTCGTTCAACATAGATTGCGGCAACTCTTCCTCCTCGACG GATCAAGAACATCTTGTCGGATCCGAGAACGCCAATCATTACTAG